AATTAGGTGCTGATGCGGTTTCTGTCCATGTAAATTTAGGTGCGGCTAACGAAAGAGAAATGTTGACTATTTTAGGCAGGGTAGGGGAGGAAAGCCAGGAATTTGGTATGCCATTAATTGCGATGATGTATACACGCGGTAAAAAGATTGAAAATGAATTTGATGTTAAATATGTTAAACATGCCGCCAGAGTTGGAGCTGAATTAGGTGCTGATATGGTTAAAGTTAATTATACTGGAAACCCACAAACCTTTGCAGAGGTGGTAGCCGGTTGCCCAGTGCCAGTGGTTATTGCTGGAGGGGAAAAGGTAGAAACAGAGGCTCAATTATTTGAAATGGTTGATGGTACAATAAAAGGCGGCTCTGCAGGTGTATCAATCGGCAGGAATGCCTTCCAACATAGAGACCCGGTTAAAATCGTCCAGGCGATTAGTAAAATGGTGCATGAAAATTACTCTATTGCTCAAGCAATGAAAATATTAAAATAATCGTAACTATTCAGCCACAGATAGACACGG
The bacterium genome window above contains:
- a CDS encoding 2-amino-3,7-dideoxy-D-threo-hept-6-ulosonate synthase gives rise to the protein MIGKNIRLERIINRDSKRTVIIPMDHGVTMGPIPGLENMREAVGKIVEGGANAVILHKGMVNAGYRGGGKDIGLIIHLSASTVLGPDSSDKVQVCSVKEAIQLGADAVSVHVNLGAANEREMLTILGRVGEESQEFGMPLIAMMYTRGKKIENEFDVKYVKHAARVGAELGADMVKVNYTGNPQTFAEVVAGCPVPVVIAGGEKVETEAQLFEMVDGTIKGGSAGVSIGRNAFQHRDPVKIVQAISKMVHENYSIAQAMKILK